The Podarcis muralis chromosome 16, rPodMur119.hap1.1, whole genome shotgun sequence genomic interval cagatgtactgttggagaaaagggggagtcttttctctgtactgagcaccggatgttagctcagagtgtcatctgacctgtactggaagtgcaggggcggagttgtggctcttctgatggagtctgaagggtgcagtcacattTCAATGTattgctgaatgacaggaataaaaaaaCATGTAAATAGActtctgtctgtctcatttcccctccctggggggaaagctggaagagagaagcagagggtgtgttcttctcacgtctaatgaggagaatcgccgatttacgacctagtctgccgggagacgcagacggaaggtaaacaagtatctcactcagcttgcctcgggggaggccagttacctctgactgtgagctgagatactaacACAGCTCTGGTGACAGGATAGTGCCCTCTGCCCGTGAGGCAGCCCAGGGCAGCCCATGTGACATTTATGTCTCTGTCCTCCAACAGATAAGATGGCCAttttaattttacaaaataatgTCTGAAGGGCTGTTCTGAGGGAAGtcagtcattctctctctctctctctctctctctctcacacacacacacacacacacacacaaaatggcagtGTGCAGCATTTAAGAAacctttaaaaacaatgcagaacagtcattaaaatgactggctattAAAGGCACCCTCTAGATGCAGAACAGCTTGGTCCCAGtctggttaaaaaataaaaataaaagcccaaGAAAGAGAGCAGGACCTTGAAGCTGCCCTTCCTTCAGCTGTGAGCTCCTGGAACGCAAACAGGCACACGGGCTATCAGGCCACGTACTTTCTCACAGAGATGGTTTGTATTTGTCTATATAAATTAGAACAGTTGGGTTGTGTCCACTGCTAGGTAGAACGTACCGCCTCTGCAGAGACTTTTCCAAGTATGTCTTTGTGCACAGGGCTATACTGCTAGTTACTCTAGGAGCAAAGAAAGCTGCTTTGTACCAAGggagacctttggtccatctagctcagtatggctACAGCAGCTCTTGGGGGTTTCAGGCAGGCGtctctgccagccctacctggagatgccaggaagtgcacttgggaccttccacatgcaaggcaggtgctctgccactgagcttatgTCCCTTCCCCGTCTAAGCTGGAACATGAAGcctatttttaaaactttattcaAAATGACCTGATAATACAAAGCACAACATGAATTAACATTCCAGGTCTGACAACAGATATGCCAcagtaaacaaaaaagaaaatggaaagagtACTGGTGTAAAACTTTTATTGGCAAATTCCCAAACAAACCAAAACGTCACAGAATTAAGTCATCCAATTCTGTAAGAAAGCCACAAGCTCCCCTTTCCAACTTTTATTTACAACAGGGGCAAACATCGTAAGAGGAGGACTAACTAATCCTTTAAATCCTTTAAACTCTTTCAAAACAGCATCTGTGTGTCAGATTCAAACCCCTTTTGACAGCCAACACCAAAGCCTCAGCGCTTCTCTTTCCACATCCTGGCTTCTTCGGGTAGATGTTAAGGGGCTCAAACCCAGGTTGAGATGCCATCAAGTGCTTTGGAGCTTTTTCACTGAAAAACATCATCTTTGCAGAGGGACTATATTGCAActtgggggaaagaaaagagaaagagttgAGACCTTCTGCAATTCTAATATTTTGATTATAATAAATCTCAGAGGATCATACTTCTCAGACATGCACTTTTTATTTGAGGAAGGGTTGTAACTCACCAGAAGAGCATCTGCTTGACAGTTGGAGAAGTAAAATGAGCAAGTTGGACAAGTAAAATGGTTGGCAAGGCTAGTCAAGAACTGCAGATCCTCGTTAAAAGCCGGGGGGAGGGGTTATTTCCCCAAAACAAGGGCAGGGAAGAAGTGCAACGCCCATTCTAGACCCTGGACTGGCCAGGACACCAGacccctcaggactctccctgaGAAGGGGGCCACCAGCAATGGGACAAAAACCCTGGGAAATTCATGCAAGAGGCAGCCACCAGATTGTCCAGAAACAGGCTGCGCACAAACTCCTACACCCTGGGccaacctgatgctctccagagcttttggactacaactcccatcacctcttgtCCACACaggtgggagttttagtcccaaacccctggagggcatcaggttgaccAGAGCTACCCTCCTGCTACATGCAGAACCCAGCTTTCTGCACACAATGGCCAAGAACGGTCAGAAGCTCCTTGTGCTTGCAGGATGCAATTTTAGCTTGCCTGGAGAATGAGACACAGACACAAACAGCTGCTTCATTGGAGGGGGGGGTGTCTCCCTGGGTATGGACCTCtagagcaggtggggaggggaagctgtAGCCCTCAGGACACTGCTGGACTCTAGTTCCCAGCCACCCCAAATCAGCCATGTTGGCGGGGGTGATGGCAACTGGGAGCCCAACAGCCCTTCTGGAAGGCAGGAGTATTCTCCCTCACTCAGTTATTTACATCCCACCATTATCTCAAGCTTTGATTCATCAAGGCAGCTTCAGACACTGAAAAACAGCATTATGAAATGCACAGTATTTGTCTGCCCCTTAGCTGCCAAAAACCCGTCTGAACAGAAGCCTAAGCCTAACCAAGCAGGAGCCAGGTTAGCCTCTCTGAGGAGGGACAGCCCTCTCTCTCATTCGCCAGCAACATGTGAAGGCTCTTAGCACCTGGGCAGGATTGTACAGGTAGGCACAtgtgtcacgggggggggggaggaggaggaggagcgcccTCTCCCAACATGTTCCCCTTAGTGCGGCCAAACATCAATGCACATGGAAGGGAGAGGCAGAGATTCCAATCATTGCTGGCCAGTTCAGAACTGAGGTTACAAGAGTGATGCAGGACCGGCTACAAAGGTGTTGATGTCAGTTCTGCCTTTGATTTTTGAATTGCTTACCCCAGAAGCCCTTTTCCACTCCAGCGTTTCGGGGTGAGCCCCAAATGAAGCTTCTGACCACTGCGGATCACGGTCACACTTAGCGGTTGCTGCAGGGGGCAGAAAATAAACAAGAGAGTCCTCACTGCACCCAAGACACTTTTCGTAACTGGCTGAATATCTTGTGGAATGCCCAAAGGAGCTGTaggtgcagggagggaggggagacccCCATGTCCTCTGTGCCTCATTGATGGGCTTATGGCACAGCCAAAAGTGGGGAGTTATTAACATCAGGTAGGGGCCCTAGCTGTATCATTTTAGACGCCTGCTGAAAGACCTTGATTAGGGAAGCCTACCTAGACGTCATTTCATTACTTGTTTTTaagtttctttctctccttttaatgttatttttaaatatttagctCTACTTTTCTTTGTCTCTTCTGATTAAGCAGCAAATAAACTTGATTAGATAAAAACATCAAATGATTCTATGtcatacaaatacacacacaaatcaaCAAATCATACAGCCACAGAAGTAAAGGGCAAAGGAATTTATAGGATTTAAAGTTCTGAGTCACTTGATGTTACTTTCACGTTACTGACTGATCACAGAACCTTTACTCAAAGGCTTCCAAATAAACCACTGCTTTGTCAGCTTAAATGGCATTTAAGTTTTAAAAGGCTTTTTAATAACGTGTTCAGGTGGGGTTAGATTTATAGGCTttgattttaaaattcaaaaagaagaaaaaaaacataaaaacacgcaaacacacacacaaattaaccAGCCACAGAAGTAAAGGgcaatggacacacacacacacaccatgcatcCTGGTAGACCTGCTTGGGACATCAAGGTCTATGATTAGTCAGACTGTGGTGCCTTCCCAGGTGGGAATTGTGTCACTGGTGCCTCCAGGCTGGGCTACAGATTCACAGCAAGTGCTGGAGCTGTTTTCCACCAGCAGGTCTTCACTGAAGGGTCGACTCCAAAGGGAATAACCCCCTTAATTCAGTGttcaaaggagcagcagcagggaagcCCCTTTTTAGCTTGGCGCCAGAAAGTAGGTTTGACACAAGTGCTTTAAGGAGGATGGCAGCTATCAGTCTCCTGCCCTGTTGCAGCATCAGGCAAGTgtcgctctgcacatgctccacaCTGTGGCTTGGTTTGCCTTCTGCCTGGTCACTGATACTGGCACGCTCTGTGGGCATTTGTGGGGATGAAGGCGAGACCCCATTTCAGAcacggagggaggggggaagctgcTTACCCCTTCACTGTGCTGGACCACAGTGGCAATATTCTGCAGCGACTGGAAGTTGTGAGTGTTGACGGAGCCAAACTCGACGATCTCATCGTCAACTTGCAACCCCTTCAGAGAGAACCAAAGAACACATTATACACCCTGGTTTCCCCTTGGGAAGCCAAACTCAGTACCCGGCACTTTAGAATTGTTCTAAGTATAGCAGGGGACCGCCCAAACCttagaaattttaaaaacagcaagatTATGATTGTTTGGGATACAAAAgaagaaatacaagctgcagacaCCTGAAATCCTGTGCACGGCTCAGCAAGGATTATGGCCGGCGCGGTGGGAGCTGGTAGCAGTATTGTATCCCAAATGAAAATGGCTGAGTAACAGGTGGAGGGGGGCAACGTGACAGGTGtaaataaaattatacatggtgTGGACactttttctcctttctcatGATGCCAGGACCCAGTGGGGTCATCCAATAAAGTTGGGAATGAAAGATTCAtggcagacaaaaggaaggaatTCTTCACACAGCAGTGAAGAGCTAAATTACAAATAAGATGTGATAAAGTCCACCAGCTTGGATAGTTTCTAAAGCAGATTAGACAAACTCACCAAagagggtaaggctatcaatggctactggcccAAAGCAGCAGGGTTCTACTTCGCCAAATAACAAACCCACAGAGATCTGGACGGGTGAGAGAGATGCAATACTTGCCGAGAAGCTCGCTGGAGACCCCTGCGTGACGGCATTCACCCTGGCAAAAGGCTGGGGCAACACCTGACTCTGGCTCCTGGCTTCGGCTCGTGCTTCCGCCTCGTCCTTTTCGCGCTTCTCCTTCTCCCGGGCGTGGAGCTGGTGCAGAGCCTGTTCCACCTGGTGCATCAAGGCTTTGTGATCATTCTGCAAACCTGAAAGCAGAGGGAAGCTCCTGTAAGCCCAAGATGTATTTGCACAGAAAGCTGTTCTCTGAGTTATTATGGTTCTTTAAGCAACGCCATCCACACACATGCGCTTGGGGATGAACAGGCATGAGGGGTCCCTGGCAGGAaacggaggggaggggaggaaatggaagaaTAGGCAACGATTTCAAGTTGGCTTGAAATCTGTACTGAGGCTTCGGTACAATTAATGTACAGTACAGGAATGAAAAGGATGAAAGGAGAAATGGCAGAGTGATCTTAGGAAATGGTCTACAAGCAAcaatcacagaattgttgagctggaagggactcaaagggtctatatagtccaacatcctgaactgcaggaatcacagctaaagacccAACCTTTGCTTCAAAACCACCACTGATGGCTGGCCaaccactttccaagggagtccattccactgctgaacagcctTC includes:
- the PSMD9 gene encoding 26S proteasome non-ATPase regulatory subunit 9, with product MSAQGEAPEPKGISASDVQLLLRKKDELEAQIRAYYGVLEDQKGVGMNEPLVDVEGYPRADVDVYQVRTARHNIICLQNDHKALMHQVEQALHQLHAREKEKREKDEAEARAEARSQSQVLPQPFARVNAVTQGSPASFSGLQVDDEIVEFGSVNTHNFQSLQNIATVVQHSEGQPLSVTVIRSGQKLHLGLTPKRWSGKGLLGCNIVPLQR